CACATTCTTCTTGACACCTTTGCATTTCTTAATTTGTTCTTGACCTTTTACATAGGAATACAATTTAGACCTTAAGCCTATAAATTCACTTATAACATGTCCAGCTTCTTCATCCTTAAATTTCCCTATCACCTTTTTATTCGCGTCTGAAAACAGTGCATGatcttttgaaaaatttgaaaagtcatacaATTCTGCATCTTTTTGAAAATCTTGATACAGATCTTGGGTTTCGATATGATAGACTAAAGAATCTGTATCTGTGTAGAGTAATTTTGCTTTGTGtccatactttttcatcatatgattatagtGAAAATTGTACATGTGTTGTTTGGATAGATCTAAGATCGCTTGACCAATATAAATAGGTTTACACAGATAAATATCTGATTTTTGACGTTGGACCATCACcagattttcattgaaaattttatGCGAACGATAATTGTTTGAATTTAGTAATTTTCTGAGTTGTTTAGCATTAGTAGCTAATGTAATATTTTTGCGTAGTCTCACATTTTCCATGGTTTTACCAAACACACTATTATTCATCAGCTTGAAGAAgtctttttcaaagtcatttttcgcttTGGCTCTTAAGGTTGTGTTAAGGTTAATATActgcttcaaaaagtcagtttcttCATATGAGATGCCTCTATGTATCTTTTTGAGTATTAACCCTCGTGTCAGATAAAATTTTAACATAGTATGATGAaggatgtattttgttttgtggtGTAAATTAGGGGTTAATTTTCCATTCAAATGTTCAGCTGCTAATGGATAATCATTATGAAGCTGATGAAGATGGTCTGGATagtccaaatcaacctctaatgtGCAGGGGATGTCTTGCCACTGGTCAAAATCCTTcatccatttgaaatgttgatacggTAGTTTTTGATCCATAGCCACTCCATACAAGTTATTCGCATCCAAGTAGGAAATATAGCTTGtaggttgtttttcatcatagtCTTTCAGGAGTGGATTATTTGCTTTGGCATAGCGATGAGTAGCCATGCACATTCCACCTCTAATTTCTTCTtcgaaaaacatgtacatatccGAGTCTGTTAAAAGTTCTAATTTAATGTTTGTCATTTTAAGCATCGCTTGCCATGATAATCCTGGTGAGGTGTAAAACCAGGCAGGATCTAATTTATAATGCTGCATACACgtatttctgaaattttctaaaatatctGTGAGTAACAGAACATCTGTTTCAAGGTAAAttttatgataatcttcaaAGGTTTGACAGTTAAACGTTTTCCACACATGTTGTGCATGTGCATACTGTTCATCTGAAATTTTTGTATTGTTTAAGGTTGAATCAAATGCATGCTGTTTTGGTAATGTTGACCCTTTTAATTTTTTGAAGTCAGTTATAAATTCGTAGGGATAAAATCCCTTTTGATTCACCAAGTCAAATTTATCTttaaaatgatgcttcaaatttatcttgtcgttatctggtaaatttttccCAAGGGTGTCTAAAGATGACTGCATTAACCTATAAGAATCTAGAAAGCGAATTTCAAGGGGTTTTTCCTCTACATCAATAAATTTACTGAAGGATATATAATTTTCAGAATTACTTGCTATCACATTCAATCTTCCTTTTAGTTCTTTCACGAATAAATGTGCATCATATCCTGAAAGGTTGTGAAAATAAACAGGGATAAATTTTGGGGGTTGACATGTATCTGCTTCATCTAGTGTAATAGGTTTGACTGGTGTATTTTTAAACATATAATTTGATGCAAGCATTGTACACAGTTCTTCAattttttctacaaaatgtTCTGCAATATCTAcatcttcattttcttgcacATATGTATACATcctatttttttcttgaatttgttcTTGATCAAATTGTACTTGAAATGCATAACTGTTTGGAATATGCTCGTGGGATTGAATTGTTTTTTCTCCTAAATTTCTTTGTATGGGTTTTAAATAGGATTCGAAATCTGCTATGATTATTATAGGATGTTTTACCATCGCATCAAATTTTTGAAATGCTAATGTATTGTTACCTTCTtttggcattgaaatatttgacatgtcatattttttacagtgttCCATGTGTTCTTGAAACCGTTTGTCACGAAGCTCCTTTGTACTTGCTGATACAACTTTCAAACATCTGTAGCAAATTTTAACTGCtgctttttgttttgaatgagatGCACTAACAAGCCTTGAGAAATGTTTGATCCATGCATAATGATAATTAGTATGATCAGAAATATCctctattttttcattttctaccATGTCATCCTCCTGTTTGTAATAAAGCAGATTGATATACTTATCTTCCTCAACTATTTTATCTGAATTGTACACTGGTGAAATAACAAGGAAAGGTTTATTAGCTCCCTCCTTTAAAATATAGCTAAACACATTGATTGCAATCTCTGGGTTATGCTTCTCAAACCTAGCtatatcttttattttgacaGGATACTCAAGACCTTTGAACATGTGATCAAATTCAGGTCTGTTATAGTTTGAAACGCGTTCTGCGTTTTTCTCCAAGTTTAAAAGAGCTGATTCAACTGCATACCTAAAACACTTCTGATCTTGATTTTTAACATTAATGACTGCTTTTTTAGCCTTGATTTGAGTTGGAAGCTCAATGTAGCTCGACCCTCCAAGCGATTGGTACTTGACAGTGTGGACATCTAATTTAGTGACTTCCAAAAATTTCCAATTACTTCCTTTTTGAATTagatttttcaactcttttaaaatattttcaatcatGTGTGGATAATTCAGGTCTTCTTTGAAACCTATGATATGTCgtgatcttaattcaaattcttgttCTTGGCCTTTACGTTTCATTAAAATGTGTaaaataatggtaatttttaaaCTGCTCTTCTGTGATTCTtctttaattttatcttgtaaagtGGTTTCAATTTTCTCAAGAAACGGCTGTATCCCAATTTTAGGCAAACCGTTCATTCTATAATGGTTTGCAAAACCTTTAAAGGCTGACTTGTATTTTTTCAACTCTTTAAACCCTTCATGCTGCTCAATGAGATGTTCAAGGAAAGCTTTTTTCATATTGGTTTTTACTTCGATACCAATTTCTTTCGCTTTTTGAATGAGATCAGATTTTAAAATACGTTTAATTGGAGGTGTACTTAaaagttctttcaatttttctatGGATAAATGATGGTAATTACGATACCCACCTGCTTTCGCTTGTGCTAGCAAAGGTTGTTTGATGGATAATTTTGGTTTTACTAACTTAGGTTGAATGGTCTTTAGATCTGCGTTTCCTAATTGTTGTTGTAATTTTTTATCTAGCTCAATCTTGGGaatttttctgatatttttaATTCCAACTCGTTGAGCGAATACTCTCTTTTCAATTTGTGAGAGTTGTGAAAtaggtttttcaattttcacttcctcaattttatcaaaaagtttTTCTAACAATACAGCTCTTGATAATGAACCATAATTCTTGATTTTGTGCCTAAAGGCCAAAACCTTCAGCTCATCAGTACTCATATTACCGACAAGTTGATTCATGTTTATTTAAAGGAAAATTTTTTTTATTAAGTTCATGTTTTGTTTGGTTATTTTTTTGCATAATTTATTTTAACTTTTATGCCTACAGAATAAGCATGAAAATTAAAATATGAAACGGCTTGTCAGTACTCTTAGTACTGACGAACTGAAGGTATTAGCTTTCAGAATGATAAATTTTAGCTTCTAGCATAATCCTCACTTGAGCGAAAATGAAAGAATCAGGGCTTATCATACCCAtgataattttaaaatcatcatgggtgtgatcatttattttaaatttcttcaagAAATTCTGATGCTAAGGATACATTTTGATAATATAATTCATAATCGATTTTATTCCATTTCCTCCTGTTTTCTTGTTTCGTAATAGGTCGTAAATTTCTCCAATTCCAGCATAGCATAAGTTCTTCTTCAACGTATGGTCAAAATGTGATTTTGGAAGAATATGACCAATGTGCCAGTAATCTCCATAGTTAGACCATGTCATATTgtcatcaaattgaaattcaatcCATTTGTATAATCCTTCTAGAGAACAACCAATAACTTTTTCAAGTTTagatttttgttgatttttttaagGCATAGATAAAGATTTGTTGAAAgatttcttgatattttaaaagattCATTAGTTGAGCTTTTATCTTTAATATATTTGTTGAGATATTTTGTATGATATTTATTAGAACATGTTTTACATCTGTATGTTCTTCCACATTTTGATTGTGtatgtttttcaaaatcgtctAATAATTTTTCTTCGAAACATTTTTTACAATCGCGTGCAAGATATTCCATTTTATATATGTTAAATGAAAATCTATTAGATTaacgtttttttttcaataataaaTTAAGCATATCAGAATGATAATCCTTTCTAATCACATCCAGCGCTTGTTTATTctcttttattttttcaatataGACAAGTCTCAACATCATTTCTTTTGACCGTTTAACGGGAGGTTGTTCAAACACAATAGAAGACGTAATCTGTTGTACAAATAGACGATGATCCTCTACCATTTCAAAAGGTGTATCGTCATAGAATAAATAAGGCTGCTTTATTTTATCATGAGAAGGAATTTCCCCAAACGCTAATTGTTCAAATAGActtttccatttgaaatgttgagtccattgacaacaaaataaaaaataatcatgtattatCATTTTTTATATTAATGTTAATTTCTTAAATAAcgataataatttgataataatttgataataatttgataataatttgataataatttgacaataataatgataataatttgacaataataatgacaataatttgacaataataatgataataatttgacaataataatgataataatttgataataatttgataataatttgataataatttgataataatttgataataatttgacaataataatgataatttatttctataaaataaatgagtgatgataatgaaaaagtAAAAGAAATTACTACTAAAGATAAACCAAAGGATCCTAAAAAAAGTAGCATGGGGGAAAAAATtaggtgaaatgaacaagaatcgtaaaaaaaaaaataaagtgGAAGAAACGTCAACTCCTAATACAACCTATTATTTTACACTCCTTATTGGAGGAGTTGGTTTAGCATCTTATGTATGGTATTacaccaaaaattcaaaatctgacgtgGAACAACCtattaaagaaaaacaaacaaagccTAAATCTaaattagaaatttaatttttttctgttaaaTAAATGAGTTCGAGTATTGACACAAAAAATATCGGTAACACGATCTATCACGCTGCTGTTTTAACTGCTTTAACTGTTGGCTATGGATTAGCTGCAAAGAAACTACTAAAATCAAATATTGGAGACCCAAGTAAACCAGACCTTATGGAAGCTGTTAAGCTCACTGGTGCAGTGacacttgctattattacaaaagggtatttggagaaaaatatgAATTTACCAAAGGATATTactaaaattaaaaataaaataaaataaaatggctGGAATGATATTAACAACGATTTTTGGTGCTGTGGCTAATGCAACTGCTTTCGTTGGTGGTTCTGCCCTCTTTCATGCATTTGATAAacagaatgctgcagaagaaCGAAAGCGTCATGAtttccctcaccgaaaggcagtgcactgaaaaggactgcatcacactgcttttgactgaaacccccactgcatatgactgtcttaggcatatcattttttcttaatgttttaaaaccactgattttgactgaaagaccactgcaaagcactgccacttgcatatcattatgaacgacgtatttcaaaaacactgcctatgactgaaagaccactgatttccacttctccaactctgatcgaaacccgtggcattttcaacatgactgaaaaccactgctttatgactggtgagattaagacttgatggcagtgtaaagcagtggtaattgcagtcaaattcagtgttaaatatcacccataatgcaacctgagacaggaagctcgtaagtttgaatttgatagtcaaacattcaagaaatcatggtacctcttcatatttctcgatatttacccgaatttcaatatgagaagaggggagttttagtcagtttgaattggaacacataaggagccaaatgaatgcaaaaagggtaatctcgacagacactgaagttgtattttcagcaaatcaagaaggctgtataggccctataggtgttgtaatgcatgcatacactgcaagatatctgcatgtatcttcatgcaggccctataggtgttaattgtaatgtatgcatacactgcaaattatctgcatgggagctcaatacacatcaatcagtagatcattattctacaggctgcgtgcagttactttatttggacgtcaatttgatctagcttcaatccctgacatcactgacagtagctatgtgccatgtgtcgtttcaagTAACCCCATcgtctagtaaccccatctgaccactgtcattatgacaaagtttgcaatgacgtaggtcaaggacgtgaatttgtcatctttttactgtgtcacgtcatcatacaatggcgatgtcctctatttgtgcagatgacgtcatcactgccatattggacgcaaacacaccgtctaaaataggacagcaaaagtaacagttcgctagaagtttttgctttttcgaacaatttctttggttgtcatcagcacaggggggtcacgtcccccaaacctttctcggcatccgtgcctgcatgccattaaataaattattcatattaacactgaaaatgactgctccctccaagaggttttggaaatggcagtcaaaatcagtggtgtttcagtgtggattcagtgtgctgcgaaatatttaaattaacactgaaccccactgccagccctgtgcatgatgcatagtggggagtcattttcagtgtcaaaagcagtggaaatcagtcagcctaaatatttaaatgagcactgcttttgactgccttaccactgattttgactgtcttaccactgcttatgactccctaatcTCTATTTTTgatgctgtataactgtatgctttggtattgcgtgactgaaaaacactccctatgactgctttccactgatttcaacactgccataaaaatgtgaggtaacactgcaacctgactgaatcctgactgatatcacactgcttttcggtgagggttagctttagaaaaattacaaaaacaatctgcAACATGGTCCCAGAATAGAATAAAACATTTAGatttccttgcagaacaacgaCAGAAACAACATCAAGCAAAATCAGACATATTAGATATGGAAGATTCTATTCGCTATTACGACAACATTCATCCTAAACCTACTTTAAACCATTTTTATACGCCTAGTGAATCTCAGAAAAAGTATGAACAAATGTACATTGCAGGCAGTGTGGTGGGATCTGcggttttatcaaaatttctttaaaataaatgagtgatgagatggaaattgaaaatcctgTCCTTGACAATGATTTAGGAGATGATATGAATGAGTATTATAATCAACGAGCAGCGGATGATGATTATCTTATGAATGAATTGACTGGAGATATACCACGAGCTCCAAGAGTTAGTTTACTGAACGCTGAGGAAAACATTGATACAAAAGAAAGATTTTTAGagaattttatgaaaaaaaataatttaaaattaagaacagatATTAACACTGTGCGTAACAGACTGACAATgaatgaaaaccatgatatattttttaaatcattAAGAGGAGACATTAAACTAACGCGAAATGATAAAGAACCTATACTGTTAGATCTGTAAAAGGAGAATTCATGAGATTTTTTAGAAAAAGTAATGTTGAAGAAACTCcaatacttgaaaatgttggagaaaaaacAGCTAGAAGACAATTGACTTACGAAGATGGAGCAGGATCTAGTTCATTGGATAACATAAAGTCACCTATTCCTCTAGAACCTAATGTTATCGATGTTATGCAACCTTCTGATACTTCTGAAGATCTTGTACAAGACACCAATCTTGatacaaatgaaacaaagtttgtTCATGTTGACAATAATGATGTTGATAACATTCAAGATGCCACTTTGAATTCAAACGAACctatgaaaacaaagaattctaaattagatgagATCATAGACTATTTCAGACGACGGTTTAGAActattaaagaaaaatatagtcgatcacgtgacagaataaaagataaaataaacaCACTAAGACAAAAtgatgatcttgaaatgatgcctttaattgagcatgaagaacaaaatctaaaagaaattgatgaagcAGAATCAGATGAAGTGACGAATTTGAATGAAAGaagtaaaaaacattttaaacaatTAGCTGAAAATTTTCGTGATACAGTCAATGATGCGAAAGAATCCTTAGGAGACAGATTAAAAgctttattcaaattgaaaggctttaaacttgctactATTGTTACTGCAGTTATTTTAACTTTATCTGCCATTGGTGCAAGTTTCGTGTATGGTATAGgctctttagtaaaaccaagtaAATCTGGTACACCTGGAAACCAGATACAGCTGATACACCTGGAAAACCAGATACACCTATAGAACCTGATCCACCCAGTCATCCTAATAAAATTACACAAGgtctgataaaatttaaaaactgGTTACTTTCCTTAGGTTCAAAAGCTCTAGCAGCACTCCCTGGAATTCTAGGAACCATTGTGTCCACTCTCTTAAAAGCAGCTGCAGGTGTggtaggatttttagcagaaCATTTGATTATAGCTGTCGCTGTCACGATTTTAGTTGTGATTCAAGTTGTAGTGAATAATGCAGGAACGATCAAACAGAaagcaaaaaaaatttcttctaaaataaaatGAATCTACGCTTTCATGGAACAAAGAGACAATCCTTAAGGACAAGTATTAATCAGTATAAAACAGTTCGTATCGCAAACGCTATTATTCCTACAACTTATTTTAATatttcaagattttcaaaaaataactatttagaTTTTGCAGAATCGGCCCCAAGTGATACTTTTAGAAATAACGGTTCTGTTTATATTTCAGAAGGACTTTATTCCGTTGACTCTTATATCAAAGCGATACAACATGCGCTGAAGAAAAAAGGCtatcaaaatgatatgatgatcaCTTATTTGGAAAACGAgggaaaaattgtaaaaaaagtgAATCCTCCTTTTGTAGTGTGGATCCATAAGGAATTACGTACCTTATTAGGAATTAAATTGGAAGATGCATGTATTATCAATGAAGTGAAAGGAGAACAACCTTGCCAATTTTTACCCCATCGAGAATATCGTATTTGTTGTAATATTGTGGATGATGGTAAAAAATTTTTAGACGACGTTCCttctgatattatttccacctttGTCGCGAAAGGAAAAAATTATGGGGATCTTGTGGAATACAGTTCATTACAAAAAGCCATGATTCAAGATCAGGATTTTTCCTATATCGAAATTgacatcaaaaatcaaaacaatgaatCCATTGAATTTAAAACCCTGTGTACCATAGATTTACTGTTAGAATAAAAGAATGGACGTCTTAGATTCAATCCCCGAACAGGATGAATTTCGTTTTGAGCAAGTTGAGCAGATCAAATCAGACCTACAACTAAAAATTGGAAAACGATGTAAACtgtataaaaattataaaaaaatttcaaatatccttcATTGGttagaaactacatgtagctttttTATAGCAGGAGCAGGAATCGCTTCGATTGGCGCAGGCGGTGTTATTACCAATATTGTTACTTTACCTTTAGCTGTTGTTTGTACTATGTTAGGCACAACAGGTAAAATTGTTGTTCCACAAttaaggaaaaaaatgaaaaaacataaaacaatctGGATTCGCACACAAGATCATTTAAACGATGTAAATAATTTACTCTCACGCGCGATTACGAATGAACATATTTCTGCGAGTGAGTTTGATCTTATTATTCAGGAATATAAAAAATCCAATAAAGTTACAGAGAATCTGAAATAACTTGACTTTCATCAGTGATCATCTGTTTGGGCTATTTTAGCGAGTCAGACTAAAGTAATGATGTAACTTTATAAGAACGTGACACTTCTTATAAAGTTAACCTATTTTATCCTTGCACTAAATTAAACGCGTAATACTTTTTCCCTTTAggttttctttttgattttatATAATTCAGGTTAGGATTGTtctgtatttttttctgaatgagaGAGGTTGTATAGGTGTCAAACACATCTCCTTCACAGTCTTGTAACGTGAGAATCATTTGAATTCCAAATTGAGTCTCCACTTCTCTGTCGTCTGAAATATGATACCACGTATTGAGTGGAACTTCTTTCCAAAGAAGCGTGGGAGAACGTTCTTGTTCTTTTTCTAATTCGTCCAAGTCTTTCACAGATGGAAACACAAATGCAGATTTTTACATTGAATTTCTTCGTCTGAgtgattttttgaatttttcgaaTGTTCACTCATTTTCTATATAATATGATTTTTATTAGATAGtgtaattttgatttttaaacaaGATGTTCACTTGAGATTATTTAGCAGATTAAACACGTTAGAAAAGTTAGACACATTGTGGGGTTGGGGGGTTGTGGGGTTGTAAAATAGTTTTGACTAGAAAttgactgaaataaaaattaggtcaaaactAGGGTGAGCTAGAAAGTTGAAAGTTGTATCAACGTTTTGACTAGaaattgactgaataaaaaatcaGGTTAAATCCTAGGTGAGCTAGAACCCTCACCTACGTTTTGACTAGaaattgactgaataaaaattaggtcaaaactAGGGTGAGCTAGAACCACACAATCGTTTTGACTAGaaattgactgaataaaaattaggtcaaaactAGGGTGAGCTAGGGGGTTGTGGGGTTGTAAAATAGTTTTGACTAGaaattgactgaataaaaaatcaGGTTAAATCCTAGGTGAGCTAGAACCCTCACCTACGTTTTGACTAGaaattgactgaataattgtttgactgggatttgactgaataattgtttgactgggatttgactgaataattgtttgactgggatttgactgaataattgtttgactgggatttgactgaataatcgtttgactaggatttgactgaatatttgtttgactgggatttgactgaataatcgtttgactaggatttgactgaataatcgtttgactaggatttgactgaataatcgtttgactaggatttgactgaataattgtttgactgggatttgactgaataattgtttaacTAGGATTTGACTGGTGAGCTAGAAAccccattattacactactagcgtTAGTCCAAAATTAGTCGAAAATTAGTCCAGAATGTCCTCTGAGTCACTAGTATCCCACTGCTGGATACGTAGAATGCGACTGTGAGTGTACTCAAATCAACACAAAGACACAATCCAGACCGGACAGAGCCCAGAGCCAACTGAGACTGAGGATAAAATAATGGCCAAATATGGTGCTTTGGCAATCTGCCAATTATAATGCAAACCTCAAATTACTGTAATCCACTTCGCGATAGAATCCTTAAAGTCAAGACAAACTGATAATTACAGAAAATAGAATCCTTAACACAAGCTAGTCAAGACAAACTGACAATTACAGAACAGACTCAGGAGAATCTATAGGCCATACATAGAAAAACAAGGGTGCAGGCACAAATATGTGCTGCGAGCTAAACAAATTTCTCAAGAGAGCCGAGACCATTCTGCAGTTGCCAAGACGCCAGGACCAGATGTCCGAATTTGGGGGTGAGAGGTTACTAGCACATCGCCCCGCGCGCAATTCACCACTGTGATCACTGAAGCGACGTATCTCCAAAACGACTGAATTATTACGCAAGTGTTTGAGAAACGAATTACTGCTGCTTAACGTCTTCGGCTTCCTTTACCAGGACGAGCTCGTGTATTGGCCTTTCGAGACAGGTCAATCGACGTACTTTGTTGTCCGGTGAGCGATTTccaaccttgaccttgacctttcgaACCAGATTGTCGTCTCCTGTGTACCTTTCCTGGATTCGTGCCAGCTTCCACACGTTCCTCGGTAGGTTTTCGTCGCGTACAAGTACAACATCGCCCTTCTCCAGATTGCGTTTTGGGCGAATCCACTTCTGCCTGATTTGGAGGTTTTGTACATACTCCTTGCGCCACCTGTGCCAAAACTGGTCTGCCAGTTGCTGTACTTGACGCCAGTATTTCCTGAGCATGAGATCCTGGACAGGCAAGTTTCCAGGGGGTGAGACGATGACCCTGGATTTCATTGTTAGTAACATGTTTGGTGTCAATGGCACCAAACTCGTAGCGTCGTCGAGATTTTCGACTGTCAGAGGGCGGCCATTTATTATCGCTGCCACTTCGTAGAGGAATGTCCTGAGACTTTCATCGTCAAGCTGCTTGCCATGTGAGAACAGCATCGTATTCAAGATGCTCCGGGTAGTCTTGATTTGGCGCTCCCACACGCCGCCTTGGTGGCTAGCGCTGGGTACGTTCATTTCGAAGGTAAAATCCCCATTTTCTTTCAGGAGGAATTTTCCTGCGGCGTCCAGGTCAACCTCGTCCCAGGCATCCTTGAGCTCACGTTCACAGCCAACAAAGTTACTTCCACAGTCATATCTAAAGATTTTTATGCTTCCCCTGACTGCAATGAATCTGCGGAGCGCCATGATGAAGGAGTCGGTAGACATGGTGTTAACAGTCTCAATCTGGACCGCCCTCATGGCCAAGCACGTAAATATTACTCCGTACCTCTTCAGCTCTCGTTTCCTTGGCTCAGTGATGTAGAAAGGACCAAAAACATCAACCCCACAGTAGGTGAACGCAGGGGCTGTTTGCAATCGGTCCTTGGGCAGGTCTCCCATCTTCTGCTTGTTGGTTGATCCTCTGAGCCTGCGGCACAGCACACATTTGTCGATGTAACTGGCCACAGCCCGGCGACATCCGATGATCCATACTCCCTCTTGACGTATGCTGTTCATGGTCATTCCCCGACCTTGATGCTGCTCAGCTACATGATGATGCCTAATGAGGAGGGTGGTGACATACAATTCCCTTGGCATTATGACTGGGTGCTTAATGCCATGATCATATTCTGCTTTCTGTGTCCGTCTTCCTACTCTGAGGATTCCTTTTCCGGTCGATGAAGGGGTCCAACTTGTACAGAGGCGAGCTGGCtttgatgaccttgacattCTCTCCCCCAGTGCCATCCCGGCCTTCCAAATCCTTTATGATGCCTATTTCTTCGGCAAATGCCTCGAGCTGAACTGCGTTGAGAATCTCTCTCTCAGCACGCTGCATATCTTCCGCTGCCAGGGGGCGCTGCTTAATGGTTGCGTCTTGTTTTCCCAAGAGACGGTCCCTATATCTGAGACATATGGCAATGGCTGTCTTTGCTGCCTCCCATGAGGAGAAGCTGCTCAGTCTCTCGAGCAGAGATGGGTACATGTTTGCTGCCTTGACATTCACTGCCAAAACAGTTCCTGTGATTTCCCTCTTAACCTCTGGATCATCCTCAATCTCTTCAACCTCCTGATGCCCAGCCTTGGGAAGCTCCCTCTCCCATAAGAAATCAGGTCCCCTAAGCCATCTAGCAGTACCACTTGCAAGTTGCTCTGGGTTCAGTCCACGTGAGGCTTCATCAGCGACGTTCTCTTCACTCGCTACATGGCGCCACTGA
This is a stretch of genomic DNA from Lineus longissimus chromosome 2, tnLinLong1.2, whole genome shotgun sequence. It encodes these proteins:
- the LOC135482977 gene encoding uncharacterized protein LOC135482977 is translated as MPRELYVTTLLIRHHHVAEQHQGRGMTMNSIRQEGVWIIGCRRAVASYIDKCVLCRRLRGSTNKQKMGDLPKDRLQTAPAFTYCGVDVFGPFYITEPRKRELKRYGVIFTCLAMRAVQIETVNTMSTDSFIMALRRFIAVRGSIKIFRYDCGSNFVGCERELKDAWDEVDLDAAGKFLLKENGDFTFEMNVPSASHQGGVWERQIKTTRSILNTMLFSHGKQLDDESLRTFLYEVAAIINGRPLTVENLDDATSLVPLTPNMLLTMKSRVIVSPPGNLPVQDLMLRKYWRQVQQLADQFWHRWRKEYVQNLQIRQKWIRPKRNLEKGDVVLVRDENLPRNVWKLARIQERYTGDDNLVRKVKVKVGNRSPDNKVRRLTCLERPIHELVLVKEAEDVKQQ